In the genome of Monodelphis domestica isolate mMonDom1 chromosome 2, mMonDom1.pri, whole genome shotgun sequence, one region contains:
- the LOC130457560 gene encoding protein CASP-like, with protein MARTIGFFYTLFLHCLVFLVLYKTAWSESIERDCAAYCAKKYADHLHKFHENGDNGGHVAVAGGSSRPPVPAAGPGFSTSLPRGLHVQFPPCPSLLA; from the exons ATGGCCCGAACCATTGGCTTCTTTTACACACTCTTCCTGCATTGCCTGGTCTTCTTG GTGCTCTACAAGACAGCATGGAGCGAGAGCATAGAGAGAGACTGTGCAGCCTACTGTGCTAAGAA ATATGCCGACCACTTGCACAAGTTCCATGAGAATGGAGACAATGGCGGACATGTGGCAGTAGCGGGAGGGAGCTCCCGACCCCCAGTCCCAGCGGCTGGCCCAGGCTTCTCCACCTCCCTCCCCCGTGGGTTGCACGTGCAGTTTCCCCCATGCCCGTCCCTCCTGGCTTAG